A window of Nonomuraea angiospora genomic DNA:
GACGATCTCGGCGCTCTCGCTCCAATGGTCCAGCACGACCTCGTCACCGCCGATGTGCACGTAGGGCGTCTCGCCCAGCGCCCCGATCAGCTCGTCGAAGATCGTGGTCAGGAACTCGACGGTCGGCGGCAGCGGCGACAGGATCGCCGAGGAGATGCCCCACCGGTCGAGCACGTCGTACCGCTCCCCGGTGGCCCCGAGCGACGGGTAGGCCGCCAGGATCGCCGACGCGTGCCCCGGCACGTCGATCTCGGGGACGACCGTGACGCACCGGGCGCGGGCGTAGGCGCCGATCTCGGCCAGGTCGTCGAGCGTGTAGTAGCCCCCGTGCGGCAGGTCGTCGTACGTGTCCGGCTCCCGCCAGAAGTTGGTCGCCGTGCGCGGCCGGTGCGAGGAGACCTCGTGCAGCAGCGGGTACGCCCTGCTCTCCACCCGCCACCCCTGGTCGTCCACCAGGTGCAGGTGCAGGCGGTTGAGCTTGTGCGTCGCCATCAGGTCGAGCAGGCGGAAGATCTCCCGCTTGGGGAAGAAGTGCCGCGCCACGTCCAGGTGCAGCCCGCGCCAGGCGAAGCGCGGCGCGTCCTCGATCCGCACCCCTGGAACGGGCCACGACGCCCCGGTGGAGAACCGGTAGGAGGCGGCGGGCAGCAGCTGGTGCAGCGACTGCGCCGCGTAGAAGGCCCCGGCCCGCCCGCCGGCCACGATCTCCACGCCCCGCGAACCCACCGTCAGCCGGTACGCCTCCTCGCCGAGCGCCGGATCCCGCCGGACGTCGATCTCCCCCGCGTCGCCGGGCCGCAGGTCGAGCAGCGGGAGCGCGAGGCGTACGGCGTCCACCAGATCGCCGGACACGGTCGCGCCCGAGGCCAGCTCGAAGGAACCGGCAAGATCACTGAGCAGCTCTGGGCGAGGAATCATGCTTTGAGATAGTGCTGCAATCCGTTCGCCAGCGCCAGGGCGATCTTCTGCCGGAAGTTC
This region includes:
- a CDS encoding beta-N-acetylhexosaminidase, with product MIPRPELLSDLAGSFELASGATVSGDLVDAVRLALPLLDLRPGDAGEIDVRRDPALGEEAYRLTVGSRGVEIVAGGRAGAFYAAQSLHQLLPAASYRFSTGASWPVPGVRIEDAPRFAWRGLHLDVARHFFPKREIFRLLDLMATHKLNRLHLHLVDDQGWRVESRAYPLLHEVSSHRPRTATNFWREPDTYDDLPHGGYYTLDDLAEIGAYARARCVTVVPEIDVPGHASAILAAYPSLGATGERYDVLDRWGISSAILSPLPPTVEFLTTIFDELIGALGETPYVHIGGDEVVLDHWSESAEIVAYRDSLGLAGSNDLQAWFLRRLADALAERGARAVVWDEAFVSGGLREDTVVMPWRGMGVGRRAAAAGHDVVATPVFPLYFDYAEAASAEEPMAIGDAVTVSDVAAFDPAPASWTEEERARVLGVQAQLWTERVPDARTVDYRLWPRACALAEVGWAGPADGFEGRLEEHLGRLDALGVEYRPPAGPHPWQRRRPHRPGVVRVSEVMARIDGMTHDAESTRPSV